One genomic window of Micromonospora sp. WMMD1128 includes the following:
- a CDS encoding acetyl-CoA C-acyltransferase, whose product MSDAVIVGAVRTPVGRRKGSLVGVHPVDLSAHVLRALAERTGIDPGQVDDVVWGCVSQVGEQSWNVARNAVLAAGWPESVPGTTVDRQCGSSQQALHFAAATVLSGQADLVVAGGVESMTRVPMGSSVAGGMPFSAAILERYRGVEGVAEDSALPFNQGVGAELIAQRWRFSRAQLDEFALASHEKAAAAQDAGAFDPELVPVPLADGGKFAADEGIRRDTSLAKLGELATPFRADGVVTAGSASQISDGAAALAVTTAEWASRHGLRPLARVHTAVVAADDPVTMLTAPIPATAKALRRAGLGIEEIGVYEVNEAFAPVPLAWLAETEADPERLNPRGGAIALGHPLGGSGARIMTTMLQHMRDNGIRYGLQTMCEGGGMANATIVELL is encoded by the coding sequence ATGAGTGACGCGGTCATCGTCGGCGCGGTGCGGACCCCGGTCGGGCGGCGCAAGGGCAGCCTCGTCGGCGTGCATCCGGTCGACCTGTCGGCGCACGTGCTACGCGCGCTGGCCGAGCGCACCGGCATCGACCCCGGTCAGGTCGACGACGTGGTGTGGGGCTGCGTGTCGCAGGTCGGCGAACAGTCGTGGAACGTGGCCCGCAACGCGGTGCTGGCTGCCGGCTGGCCGGAGTCGGTTCCCGGCACCACGGTCGACCGTCAGTGCGGGTCGAGTCAGCAGGCGCTGCACTTCGCCGCGGCGACCGTCCTCTCCGGGCAGGCCGACCTGGTGGTGGCCGGCGGTGTCGAGTCGATGACGCGGGTGCCGATGGGTTCCAGCGTGGCCGGCGGGATGCCGTTCAGCGCCGCGATCCTGGAGCGTTACCGCGGGGTGGAGGGTGTCGCGGAGGACTCCGCGCTGCCGTTCAACCAGGGTGTCGGGGCCGAGCTGATCGCGCAGCGGTGGCGTTTCTCCCGCGCCCAGCTCGACGAGTTCGCGCTGGCCAGCCACGAGAAGGCGGCCGCCGCGCAGGACGCCGGCGCGTTCGACCCCGAGCTGGTCCCGGTGCCGCTCGCCGACGGCGGCAAGTTCGCCGCCGACGAGGGCATCCGCCGGGACACGTCGCTGGCGAAGCTCGGCGAGCTGGCCACCCCGTTCCGCGCCGACGGGGTGGTGACCGCCGGGTCCGCGTCGCAGATCTCCGACGGCGCCGCCGCGCTCGCGGTGACCACCGCCGAGTGGGCCAGCCGGCACGGCCTGCGCCCGCTGGCCCGGGTGCATACCGCCGTGGTCGCCGCCGACGATCCGGTCACCATGCTCACCGCCCCGATTCCGGCCACCGCGAAGGCGCTGCGCCGCGCGGGGCTGGGCATCGAGGAGATCGGGGTGTACGAGGTGAACGAGGCGTTCGCCCCGGTGCCGCTGGCCTGGCTGGCGGAGACCGAGGCGGACCCGGAGCGGCTCAACCCGCGTGGCGGGGCGATCGCGCTCGGTCATCCGCTCGGTGGGTCCGGCGCGCGGATCATGACGACGATGCTCCAGCACATGCGGGACAACGGCATCCGGTACGGCCTGCAGACCATGTGCGAGGGTGGCGGCATGGCCAACGCCACGATCGTCGAGTTGCTCTGA
- a CDS encoding response regulator transcription factor, whose translation MTAADAQRGLVLVVEDEPAIADLVRLYLTRDGFGVHLERDGTAGLAAARRLRPVACVLDIALPGLAGTEICRRLRAAGDWTPVIFLTARDDEVDRVVGLELGADDYVTKPFSPRELVARVRAVLRRSAGTPPEQPRVLGAVTLDPARRAVTAGGVPVQLTSTEFDLLAHLMARPGRVFTREELLAAVWGYVAHGGTRTVDVHVAQVRAKLGPVSVIRTHRGVGYAADA comes from the coding sequence GTGACCGCCGCCGACGCGCAGCGCGGGCTCGTCCTCGTGGTCGAGGACGAACCCGCCATCGCCGACCTGGTCCGGCTCTACCTGACCCGGGACGGCTTCGGCGTACACCTGGAACGGGACGGCACGGCCGGGCTGGCCGCCGCGCGGCGGCTGCGCCCGGTGGCCTGCGTGCTCGACATCGCGCTGCCCGGCCTGGCCGGCACCGAGATCTGCCGGCGGCTGCGCGCGGCGGGTGACTGGACGCCCGTCATCTTCCTCACCGCGCGCGACGACGAGGTGGACCGCGTGGTCGGCCTGGAGTTGGGCGCGGACGACTACGTCACCAAGCCGTTCAGCCCGCGTGAGCTGGTCGCCCGGGTGCGGGCCGTGCTGCGCCGCAGCGCCGGCACGCCGCCCGAGCAGCCGCGGGTGCTCGGCGCGGTGACGCTCGACCCGGCCCGCCGGGCGGTGACCGCCGGCGGGGTTCCGGTGCAGCTCACCTCCACCGAGTTCGACCTCCTGGCCCACCTGATGGCCCGTCCCGGCCGGGTCTTCACCCGGGAGGAGCTGCTGGCCGCCGTCTGGGGCTACGTGGCGCACGGCGGCACCCGGACCGTGGACGTGCACGTGGCGCAGGTCCGGGCGAAGCTCGGCCCGGTCAGCGTGATCCGCACCCACCGTGGCGTCGGGTACGCGGCAGATGCGTGA
- a CDS encoding glycosyltransferase family 2 protein, translating to MKLSILMPVYNEEERIADALKQALAVDYPCEIELVVVDDGSRDGTGEVLGRVDDARLRVITHQRNAGKGAAIKTAVDSAEGQYMVILDADLEYDPQDIPRLLQPVLDGHATVVYGNRTFGSHSSYSFWYVMGNKGVTLAANMLYNSYIGDLETCFKLMPLELYRSLQVRSRGFGMEAEVTGKLLRQRIRPYEVPISYRARGREEGKKITWKDGVEAIWILARERARRRPAKPAAVR from the coding sequence GTGAAGCTCTCGATCCTCATGCCGGTCTACAACGAGGAAGAACGTATCGCGGATGCGCTCAAGCAGGCATTGGCGGTCGACTATCCGTGTGAGATCGAGCTCGTCGTCGTGGACGACGGCAGCCGGGACGGCACCGGCGAGGTGCTCGGCCGGGTCGACGACGCCCGGCTGCGGGTGATCACCCACCAGCGCAACGCCGGCAAGGGCGCGGCCATCAAGACCGCCGTGGACAGCGCCGAGGGCCAGTACATGGTCATCCTCGACGCCGACCTCGAATACGACCCGCAGGACATCCCGCGCCTGCTGCAGCCGGTGCTCGACGGGCACGCCACCGTGGTCTACGGCAATCGCACCTTCGGCAGCCACAGCTCCTACAGTTTCTGGTACGTGATGGGCAACAAGGGCGTCACGCTGGCCGCCAACATGCTCTACAACTCCTACATCGGCGACCTGGAGACCTGTTTCAAGCTGATGCCGTTGGAGCTCTACCGTTCGCTCCAGGTGCGCTCGCGGGGCTTCGGCATGGAGGCCGAGGTCACCGGCAAGCTGCTCCGCCAGCGCATCCGCCCCTACGAGGTGCCGATCAGCTACCGCGCCCGGGGTCGCGAGGAGGGCAAGAAGATCACCTGGAAGGACGGCGTCGAGGCGATCTGGATCCTGGCCCGCGAGCGCGCCCGGCGCCGCCCGGCCAAACCCGCCGCCGTTCGCTGA
- a CDS encoding HAMP domain-containing sensor histidine kinase has protein sequence MREQHTVALPIVRPGPAAPPARRWYGHTLTARAVLVTCAVALVSVLVTALVAVPLAVRGVERRDQAALAAQARLAADVLRVRAVRQRDGAGDRLIRQLRQQQIEVYLLRGGQVDRSGLPAPLVARVAAGGNVSGRRLVDGERRLVEARALPGGDGVVLTRAVTAGPWRQVLRGLWLPLLAGLAAGAAAGLLLARRLARPIRVAADAAARLRAGDRAVRVPVEPPDEVADLAYALNGLAAALATSEGRQREFLLSVSHELRTPLTAIRGYAEALADGVIGADAVPATGRTVLAEAEHLDRLVSDLLALARLEAADFPLEPGPVDLTRVVADAERTWFDRCAAVGVPFRVETPGAPVPAYTDPGRIRQVVDGLLENALRVVPPGSPVVLAVRPAGGGPAAGGVLEVRDGGPGFTDDDLAVAFERGALHQRYRGVRKVGSGLGLALAAGLVRRLGGDIAAGHAPEGGAAFAVRLPADPYLARTSA, from the coding sequence ATGCGTGAGCAGCACACGGTGGCGTTGCCGATCGTCCGGCCCGGCCCCGCCGCGCCGCCGGCCCGCCGCTGGTACGGCCACACCCTGACCGCCCGCGCGGTGCTCGTCACCTGCGCGGTCGCGCTGGTGTCGGTGCTTGTCACCGCGCTGGTCGCGGTCCCGCTGGCGGTGCGCGGCGTGGAACGTCGGGACCAGGCCGCGCTTGCCGCGCAGGCCCGGCTCGCCGCCGACGTGCTGCGGGTCCGGGCGGTGCGCCAGCGCGACGGCGCCGGGGACCGGCTCATCCGGCAGCTCCGCCAGCAGCAGATCGAGGTGTACCTGCTCCGGGGCGGCCAGGTCGACCGGAGTGGGCTGCCCGCGCCGCTCGTCGCTCGGGTGGCCGCCGGCGGGAACGTCTCCGGCCGGCGGCTCGTCGACGGGGAACGCCGGCTGGTCGAGGCGCGGGCGCTGCCCGGCGGCGACGGGGTGGTGCTCACCCGGGCCGTCACCGCCGGCCCCTGGCGGCAGGTGCTGCGCGGGCTGTGGCTGCCGCTGTTGGCCGGCCTCGCCGCCGGGGCCGCCGCCGGGCTGCTGCTCGCCCGCAGGCTGGCCCGGCCGATCCGGGTCGCGGCCGACGCCGCCGCCCGGCTGCGCGCCGGTGACCGGGCGGTTCGGGTGCCGGTCGAGCCGCCCGACGAGGTCGCCGATCTGGCGTACGCGCTCAACGGGCTGGCCGCCGCGCTCGCCACGAGCGAGGGGCGGCAGCGGGAGTTCCTGCTCTCCGTCTCGCACGAGTTGCGGACCCCGCTGACCGCGATCCGCGGCTACGCCGAGGCGCTCGCCGACGGTGTCATCGGCGCGGACGCGGTCCCGGCGACCGGCCGGACCGTGCTCGCCGAGGCCGAGCATCTGGACCGGCTGGTGAGCGACCTGCTCGCGCTGGCCCGGCTGGAGGCCGCCGACTTCCCGCTCGAACCGGGTCCGGTGGACCTGACCCGGGTCGTCGCCGACGCCGAACGCACCTGGTTCGACAGGTGCGCGGCGGTCGGGGTGCCGTTCCGGGTGGAGACGCCCGGCGCGCCGGTGCCGGCGTACACCGATCCGGGGCGGATCCGGCAGGTGGTGGACGGGCTGTTGGAGAACGCGCTGCGCGTCGTACCCCCGGGGTCGCCCGTGGTGCTCGCGGTCCGGCCGGCGGGCGGGGGCCCGGCGGCCGGCGGGGTCCTGGAGGTCCGCGACGGCGGGCCCGGCTTCACCGACGACGACCTGGCGGTGGCGTTCGAACGCGGCGCGCTGCACCAGCGGTACCGGGGGGTGCGCAAGGTGGGCAGCGGGCTCGGGCTGGCGCTCGCCGCCGGGCTGGTGCGCCGGTTGGGCGGCGACATCGCCGCCGGGCACGCCCCGGAGGGCGGCGCGGCCTTCGCCGTCCGGCTGCCCGCGGATCCTTACCTGGCCCGAACATCGGCCTGA
- a CDS encoding transketolase, which yields MRDVFVSSAEEVLADPRSVLVLADISAAAFAPAATRYPDRVVNVGIREQLMIGVAGGLALTGQRPIVHSYAPFLVERAYEQIKLDLDHQGVGAVLVSIGASYDRAAAGRTHLAPADVALIDTLDGWTVHVPGHPDEVRPLLRDVVCGRDPAYLRLSTARNAVAYPQAGGLRVVRDAGPGAALLVAVGPVLDAALRAVANRPVTVAYTHRPRPFDTAGLRALAGAEVILVEPYLAGTSARVVAEALADRPHRLLSLGVGRTELRRYGAPEDHDRWHGLDATGLRRSVDAFLTPAG from the coding sequence ATGCGGGACGTATTCGTGTCGAGCGCCGAGGAGGTGCTTGCGGACCCCCGGAGCGTGCTCGTGCTGGCGGACATCTCCGCCGCCGCGTTCGCCCCGGCCGCCACCAGGTACCCGGACCGGGTGGTGAACGTCGGGATCCGGGAACAGCTCATGATCGGCGTGGCCGGCGGGCTGGCGTTGACCGGGCAGCGGCCGATCGTGCACAGCTACGCCCCGTTCCTGGTCGAGCGCGCGTACGAGCAGATCAAGCTGGACCTCGACCACCAGGGCGTCGGTGCGGTGCTGGTGAGCATCGGCGCCTCGTACGACCGGGCGGCGGCCGGGCGCACCCACCTCGCGCCGGCCGATGTGGCGCTGATCGACACGCTCGACGGGTGGACCGTGCACGTGCCCGGCCACCCCGACGAGGTACGCCCGCTGCTGCGCGACGTGGTGTGCGGGCGGGACCCGGCGTACCTGCGACTGTCCACCGCCCGCAACGCGGTCGCGTACCCGCAGGCGGGTGGCCTGCGGGTGGTCCGCGACGCCGGGCCGGGCGCGGCGCTGCTGGTGGCGGTCGGGCCGGTGCTGGACGCCGCGCTGCGCGCGGTGGCCAACCGGCCGGTCACGGTCGCCTACACCCACCGGCCGCGGCCGTTCGACACCGCCGGGCTGCGGGCGCTTGCCGGCGCCGAGGTGATCCTGGTCGAGCCGTACCTGGCCGGCACCTCGGCCCGGGTGGTGGCGGAGGCGCTTGCCGACCGGCCACACCGGCTGCTCTCCCTCGGCGTGGGCCGGACGGAGTTGCGCCGCTACGGCGCGCCGGAGGACCACGACCGCTGGCACGGCCTGGACGCGACCGGCCTGCGGCGCTCGGTCGACGCGTTCCTCACCCCGGCCGGCTGA